One region of Archocentrus centrarchus isolate MPI-CPG fArcCen1 chromosome 6, fArcCen1, whole genome shotgun sequence genomic DNA includes:
- the ldha gene encoding L-lactate dehydrogenase A chain produces MSTKEKLIGHVMKEEPVGSRCKVTVVGVGMVGMASAVSILLKDLCDELALVDVMEDKLKGEAMDLQHGSLFLKTHKIVADKDYSVTANSKVVVVTAGARQQEGESRLNLVQRNVNIFKFIIPNIVKYSPNCILMVVSNPVDILTYVAWKLSGFPRHRVIGSGTNLDSARFRHIMGEKLHLHPSSCHGWVIGEHGDSSVPVWSGVNVAGVSLQGLNPNMGTDGDQENWKEVHKMVVDGAYEVIKLKGYTSWAIGMSVADLVESIMKNLHKVHPVSTLVQGMHGVKEEVFLSIPCVLGNSGLTDVIHMTLKPEEEKQLVKSAETLWGVQKELTL; encoded by the exons ATGTCCACCAAGGAGAAGCTCATCGGCCATGTGATGAAGGAGGAGCCTGTTGGCAGCAGGTGCAAAGTGACTGTAGTGGGTGTCGGCATGGTGGGCATGGCCTCTGCCGTCAGTATACTGCTCAAG GACTTGTGTGATGAGCTGGCCCTGGTTGATGTGATGGAGGACAAGTTAAAGGGTGAGGCAATGGACCTGCAGCATGGATCCCTCTTCCTTAAGACGCACAAGATTGTAGCCGATAAGG ACTACAGTGTGACAGCCAACTCCAAGGTAGTGGTGGTGACTGCAGGTGCCCGCCAGCAGGAGGGCGAAAGCCGCCTCAATCTGGTGCAACGCAACGTTAACATCTTTAAGTTTATCATCCCCAACATCGTCAAGTACAGCCCCAACTGCATCCTGATGGTGGTCTCCAACCCAG TGGACATCCTGACCTACGTTGCCTGGAAACTGAGTGGCTTCCCCCGTCACCGTGTGATTGGCTCCGGCACTAACCTCGACTCTGCTCGTTTCCGCCACATCATGGGAGAGAAGCTCCACCTGCATCCTTCTAGCTGCCATGGCTGGGTCATCGGAGAGCATGGCGACTCCAGCG TACCTGTGTGGAGTGGTGTGAATGTTGCTGGAGTTTCTCTTCAAGGCCTCAACCCAAACATGGGGACTGATGGTGACCAAGAGAACTGGAAGGAAGTGCACAAGATGGTGGTTGATGG AGCCTATGAGGTCATCAAGCTGAAGGGCTACACTTCCTGGGCCATTGGTATGTCTGTGGCTGACCTAGTGGAAAGCATCATGAAGAATCTGCACAAGGTGCACCCTGTGTCTACACTTGTCCAG GGCATGCATGGAGTGAAGGAAGAGGTCTTCCTCAGCATCCCTTGTGTCCTGGGCAACAGCGGCTTGACAGATGTCATTCATATGACACTGAAGCCtgaggaggagaagcagctgGTGAAGAGTGCTGAGACCCTGTGGGGTGTACAGAAGGAGCTCACACTGTGA